The following DNA comes from Carassius auratus strain Wakin unplaced genomic scaffold, ASM336829v1 scaf_tig00216177, whole genome shotgun sequence.
ACCGCTGCAATGGACAGGATGGCACAGGTGTCCCTCAATATCCCCGACCCAAAAAGAAAACTTCAGCGCCAAAGAGAAGGCAGCCTAATCCCAAAGTTGCTCTGGTGTTGCGTGGGAAAATTCATCGTTTCTTGCAGGGATCTGCAGATCATTCTGTCCAGCCTTCAGGTCTTTACTGTGCTGGAATTGAAGAAGAGGATGAAGAGGGGGAAGAGGATGTTGAAAAGCTGCAGAGCTACTACAGGAGAGGATTAGCTTCAGCAGAGGTCTGCTGCTCACCTCAGGTGCCAAATGGACATGGGCTGGGAGTGGTTTCTGGGGCAGCTTGTGTTGGGGAAGTGGAGCTAAATCGAGAAGGAGGCATCAGAATTCCTTGCACTTTGCAGCACAACAGTAATTCTACAGTAGCTCAAAACCAAATGACCCAAGATGTAAATGGGACTACGCTTTTGTCTGGTAGAGGACTTGATGGTGAGCCTGAAAGACAGACGGAGACTTTGCTGTGCAGGTTAAATATGGCGATGCTGGATGAAGTTGTGGAGGGGAATAATGAAGACTATAAAGAGGAAGAATCAAGTGCTATCGTTGAGCACATTCTGAAGGAATTGAGAGGGATCAATAAAATTCAAGAGGAGATTTCAGACTTGAGGGAGTACCTGTCATCTGTTCATGGCTCTGTCGAGGAGGTCTCTAGCTGTGTAGATGCTGTCCTAATGGAGATCGAATGCATGCGTTCTGGAAACAAATCTGGTGTCAATACTTGGCCAGGAGCAATGAGTGGCACTGAGGGTCACTCCCTCCATACACACAAATCAGATAACACTGTTAGTATAGGCTGCTACACTGTTGAATCCTCAAATAGCTGTGGTGATATACTCTCAGAATATCAAGTCGTAGATGGGAAGCACAAAGAGGCACCAAGGCAGTCAGCTTTCACTAGTGTTGAGACTTCAAACCACAATGAACATCATCCTTTTATACAAGAAGCATCTAATCAAAGGTCTGATGTATCTCAAGGTGCAAGGAGAAGGAAGCTTAGCTTCGGTTACCTTGAGCGCCAGGATGGACAGGACTGTCCGAGCACCAGTTCTCTGTCTTCGGGTCAGAGTTCCAAGTCTGAATCTGATCCAGAAAAACCCAACTTTGGACATGGCAAAGCAGGGGGTGAAAGTCAGACCTGGAACCCAGTGGCTTTAAAACATAGTGGGAGCGGAGATATCTGTTGGAGCGAAGATGATTCTTGCTCCAGACAAGGCAGTTTTGAAGAGGTAGAGTGCTGCATGGGTGAAGTGAGCAGCTGGGACCCATCAAGAGCTGTAAGTACTTGTAAGATGGGCACCTCGGATCAAATTTCCATAGTATCTGGACACTACAACTCTCCTGTTAGCAATAGAGGAGATTGGAAGCTGTATGATGCAGAAATGCTGCCTGAAGAACCTGGTTTTGGCTGCCACAATTGCAATGCACATGTTAAATGTCCTCAGAGCTCTGTTGATCAGAATTGTGCATCATCTTGTGAAAATTGTGTAGTTCCATTTAAAAGCAAGTCAACAGAAAGTGTGATTGTTGAGCCATCCAGAAACCTTCTATATGAAGGTACATCACTCTGTAATCAAAATGTCCCTGACTGGAAGCCAGGCTCTGCTGATGACAGTAATGTGACGTTTAATGTGAAAAAGTTTGGTAGAGCAGTTCTTGATTTCAAAACTGCCTTGCGAGGAGCTCTGAAGAAGATGGATGGAGCTACTGCTACTACGCCTGGTGAAAGGGTCGAAGTCCATACACAGATCTCCCCATGTGAGGAACCACAAGGAATGGTAAATACTGAGACACCAAATTTAGACATGCCTCAAACAGAGATGGAGACTACACAAATAGAAACAAATTATTCTGAGCAGCCTCAAGCCATCGTTACAGAAAAAGGTTTCATAGAGATACCTCAATGCATCTCCACCAAAGGAAAACCTGAATTGCCTGAACATTCAGAACATCCTAATTCTCCAGGGTTGGACTCATCCACCAGTAATGCATCAGATGCTACATCTGGACATCCAACCAATGCTCCGTTACCACAGTGTTTCTCTACAGACATTATCCCAGACTCTTTTTCTCCTGAGAATCTAGCAGTAGAAGAGGAGCAAAGAACACTGGCAGGGGAAACGCAGCCTCCCACCGAGTCCTCTACAGAAGGAAGTAGTGAAGCAGAGCTTAGTCAGCGGGATGCACGTCGTCTGAAGTGCCTCAGAAGTTTCCAGCAGATCCTAAGGGAGAAGAGAGAGTCCAGAAGACAACTCAGTATAGGGACCATGTCAACATTTTCTGAAGATGATTTGAACCCAGGTATATTGAGTTTGGAGGCTCTAAACATCTCCTTCATTGTCACGTGTTAGAAGTTCTTCTGACGTTTCAAATTTTCAGTGTTAGTTAATTTCTGTGAAGTCAATCTTCTGAAATGTATGTCAGgaattgaaaataaatcattctggTGGCTATGCACATCAAATGTGACtcacaaataacatttaaacactTGTTTAGCTATAAAATATCTGATTTCATCAGGAACGTAGCCAGTGGGTGTTTGGTCCTTTCCTGCAGATATATTACCAAGCGTCCTGCTGGGTGTTAAACTAATCTGGTTCCCCAGGCTCAAACAAACTAATTACACTCAtcaaattgaaattaaaacaaatcaaacatgAAAGTAGAGTGCAGTGAAAATTTAGGAgccattataaatgaataatacatcTTAGTGAAACTTTTATGAACTGTCTTGATTAATTGTGAAATCCCAACACTTATGCAGTTCATGTTCATCCGCAgatgtactgtaaatatgttcTTGAACAACAAGTTTAATTGCTTTATGTCTATTTAAAGAGTGTTGTCTAGTTCTGGTTAAAATGGTGTGATAGCCTGTTGtgctatttattgttattttcagaTGGAAGCCAGGATGAAGATCAGGTTATATATTTTTCACATGGTTTAAAAAGTGCCTTGGTGTTTTATGTTCGCACTGCTAGAGATAAATGATGCTGTTTGAAGGTCTCTAGTGTGCATGGTGCTAACAGGCTTCCTTGATTTGGGTTTCCTGCATTGTGTTGAGTTACTTGTGTCTGTTTTATTTCGTTGTTTAAATCATGCCTTGTTCTCATGGCTTGTACTCTATGCTGCATTGTAAACATTACACACATTTTCAGTCTGTGTTATTGATTGTGGCTCATTAAAGTATCCCTCCCGGTTATACCGTATAAAATAGAAACTGTGATGGCAGATTCATTTTAAGGCCTAGGGTTGCTGAGTCAGAGTTTTATAgctatgatttttttgttttgagggGTTTGGCATTACAAATGATCTTGCATTGGGAGGTTATTGATTTTGTTGCAATTACATTAACAATTAATCTCTTTTGGAGTAAGAAATGCTTCATTTAGTGCACAGCCTGTTGCCAAATGATGAGTTATGATGATGAGATAACATGGTCTGTGTTTTGACAGCACGGAGGTGGCATAAATGCTACTTCAATTATTTGTCCTAATTATATAGTtaacaaaaatattctaaatataaaaacttgtttattctagttatatatatatatatatatatatatatatatatatatatatatatatatataattgcttcTTTGAAAGATAGGCCTTTATCTTTCTGCATTCACatcaaaagcaaaaataattttctcttGTTAGACTTAGGTCTTGAAAGTAaattaaattgtgattttctGACAGGAAGTTACATTAGAGAATTCTGAGCCTTTGCATGTTTAATCTTGCCTTGACTGGAATTGTTCTCGTGACTGGATCATTCTGCTTGTATATTCATGAATATAGTGAAATTCAATCAACCAAATGGCAGGGCTTTCTCTATTCCTCTTTCTCCTTATTTTCCATTACGTGCTGTTTTTGTTGTCTATATgaagttttaacatttaatatttgttttaatgcatCACAACTTGATCATCCTCTCAACAGAATATCAATGGAGACTATAACAAACATCCGTGGGCCAAAGCTGGGTATGATCTCTTACTCATTCACTTTCACCGTTTTTGAACAATGTTGTTGtttagcagtttttttatttattctggaaTATCCATATAAATATCTTTAGGGGAGGAGGAATATTTGGCATTGATAGCATGCCTGACCTTAGGAAGAAGAAGCCTATCCCCTTGGTTAGCGATGTGGTGAGTGAttttgatttgttatttttttcatattgttcCATATTGAAATgcaacattttcacatttttggtAATATTTCCAATTATTTTCAGTTGTAATCTAAATCTTTCCAATATAACTAAAAGTTTAGCTGAAATATGATCTGAtcttttgtcatattttttttcctaatgcTTTGCTTTCCTTCATTACCAGGCCATGGTAAGTAAATCTTTCTATTAGTGAATgctttgtaaagatttttttaaggTCTAAATTATTTAAGCTATAATACGCGTCCTAAAAAGACACGATGTTAGAAGATTCCAGTGACAAGCATTTTTTCCGTCCACACTAAAGACAAAAGTGCTGTAATTTTTTCAcgcaaaaaatataatatatattgtacagATGTAGTTTATATGTCAAAAATGATTGGTCCTCAGTGTGTGATACCATCATCTTTTGGTCTGCTGCTCTATTCTGGTGTGATTGCAGAGCAGTAATAATATATCACCAATGAATAACCGTATGACATCCTGTCTCAGAAGGGTTTGATATTACAAGTggtctgtttttgtttaaaatggatTTTGGTGTAATTGGTGTAATACGTGTAATTTTCCAGCAATCTTGTAGTTGAATGTCTTCTCTACTCCCTTAAAGAAGGACATCTTATGTgactaaatgcattaaaaaccaGACAAGTGTGCATACGATTGAGAAGCAGAGCTTTATTTGAAGTGCTCATCTTCTCCTCCAGTTTACTGACATGCCCATGAGTCAGAAACTTGCACAACAGTTTTCATGCCAGCAAGCACttctttttatataaaagttGTTTTAAGCTGAATATAAACAAAGGTTATTGCACAAATCGATTCTGAAAGGTCACTCGCTGAATTCGGTGGTTAAATATTTCTGTGTAATCAAACCTGGACACTAATGTTGCCCAATTTAATGTTGACGTGtacatataaaaaacattttatcattagaatttaaatatttgcataatattaatattaacatgcaTAGAAGTTAGGAAGAGTAACATTATTCAGCAGTGCATTATCCAACAATAATATATTCCATAATAGTGGTGTTTATTGATTAATAAACATTGCTTTAACATTTCCAATATGTTACCCATAATTAGAGTGATAAACATTATCATATGTTTTATCCTTCattattttgtcaaaattgtaatattttttgttaataattattaagatgTGCCATCCAAATGATATACAAGggataaaatacttattttttcttattttgtttttcgCCTAGCAATGTAATATCGATCCTTGTACAGTAGTTAGCTTTCAGGCATTTTTCTCCATCGACTGAACCTTAACCATGACCTGCCAGCCCCGTCACTCACCCTGTACCACAATTGACTTGCTGAGTGATTGGGGGctcaagaaaagaaaaagccaAGCCATTAGCATGTTTTGAATCACTGTCATTAGCTAAGAGAGGCTAAATTATACTCTTATCTCTGTTCTCATGGAAAATCAATCTTTGGCGCATTGGGTCTGCCTTTAGCTATGTAACAATCACTGAGAGTTCAGCATGATGTATCAACAGTTTATCTAGGCTGGGTTTTGTATGTGTTGTTGGTACTATACTTATTATTTACAAAGTTAACTATGAAATGCTAAAAGCCATTTAATTAGACCTGGTGCCATTAATGGCAGAACAGTGCTTAGCATATTAACGGGAATGTAGTAGAAACACACATAGAACAACATTTTCCAGGTGTTTAAGGAAACTTAAAGGACAACTTTTGCTAAACCCACTGGGAGAGCATAAAATGGTATAATGAGTGCTACAATTACTGATTGTTAATAAATAGGCTCATGTTCATATTCAACCTTTGCTCCCCTCTCAGTCTCTTGTGCAGTCCAGGAAAGCAGGGATCTCTCATGCATTAGCTGCACGCTCTTCACTGAAGGACGAAGAACTGGTAGGAGatgcaacaaacacaaacatctgttttctttctGCTTCTCACTTTATCAAGCTGTTTGTGTTATAACAAGACTAGCGACAGAGCTTTTGTCCtgcattgtgaaatacatttgagAGAAACAGATCATCAAAAAAAAGTCTAGATGCAATGCATGACTTGGTTCTATCATTGTTGATTGGGATAAATGGAAAATTATTGGAAAAGCCCAGTTGAACAGTTcacaatatgcattttaaaaacagcCTGACATTCATGGAACTGCAAAaaggaacaacaacaaaataagttTCTACTCACTGGAAAGCCATGATTAACATCATTGAATACCATTTGGTCACATGTATTGTAACCAGTAACCATGTGACAGTTTGGTAATAATGATCTTATTTGTGTCAAATGTCTTCATTAAAAAGTACTCACCAggaaaatatatcatttttaacaaattaaaagaaCGAATGATGTCTTTTAGCAGACTTTCAAAGTAATATACAGAAGCAGACCAATCATGAGTAAACAAATTGTGTAACATTTTTACgtttaaagatgttttttgtcatttttatagctTGACAGCatctttttcatttgatttttaatttaagtg
Coding sequences within:
- the LOC113097298 gene encoding uncharacterized protein LOC113097298; protein product: MEEGRKTMFSRNRCNGQDGTGVPQYPRPKKKTSAPKRRQPNPKVALVLRGKIHRFLQGSADHSVQPSGLYCAGIEEEDEEGEEDVEKLQSYYRRGLASAEVCCSPQVPNGHGLGVVSGAACVGEVELNREGGIRIPCTLQHNSNSTVAQNQMTQDVNGTTLLSGRGLDGEPERQTETLLCRLNMAMLDEVVEGNNEDYKEEESSAIVEHILKELRGINKIQEEISDLREYLSSVHGSVEEVSSCVDAVLMEIECMRSGNKSGVNTWPGAMSGTEGHSLHTHKSDNTVSIGCYTVESSNSCGDILSEYQVVDGKHKEAPRQSAFTSVETSNHNEHHPFIQEASNQRSDVSQGARRRKLSFGYLERQDGQDCPSTSSLSSGQSSKSESDPEKPNFGHGKAGGESQTWNPVALKHSGSGDICWSEDDSCSRQGSFEEVECCMGEVSSWDPSRAVSTCKMGTSDQISIRRLEAV